In a genomic window of Tursiops truncatus isolate mTurTru1 chromosome 7, mTurTru1.mat.Y, whole genome shotgun sequence:
- the TEX51 gene encoding testis-expressed protein 51, producing MLLLLLSCLLPTTNRKSCLHCWPELPALIDYDLQILWGTPGPPVELSHSLHSLFLDSHAFLESWYLDKPSLLEEVHVLKQQFSKHLEDLCEELKEKACNKSCDIRSTLEVISCANCKTHFLTCQDPTLWTRRTFVWAVSLGIALPLVAVAGDVTFSGSRRRKRRRRRRQKRRSWGIQDSHGREAVSAWGQQG from the exons ATGCTGCTTCTCCTGCTCAGCTGTCTCTTGCCCACCACCAATAGGAAGAGCTGCCTCCACTGCTGGCCAGAGCTGCCTGCACTGATAGACTATGACCTGCAGATTCTATGGGGCACCCCAGGGCCACCTGTGGAGCTCTCCCACAGCCTCCACTCCCTATTTCTGGACAGTCATGCTTTCCTTGAATCCTGGTATCTCG ATAAACCATCACTTCTGGAAGAGGTTCATGTCCTGAAGCAGCAGTTTTCCAAGCATCTGGAGGACCTATGTGAAGAGCTGAAGGAGAAGG CCTGCAACAAGTCCTGTG aCATCCGCTCCACACTGGAGGTCATCAGCTGTGCCAACTGCAAGACACACTTCCTCACCTGCCAAGACCCCACTCTCT GGACCAGGAGGACCTTCGTGTGGGCCGTGAGCCTCGGCATTGCTCTGCCCCTGGTGGCCGTAGCTGGAG ATGTTACATTTTCTGGCtcgagaaggagaaaaagaagaaggagaaggaggcagaaaaGGAGGTCCTGGGGCATCCAGGACTCCCACGGAAGGGAAGCTGTGTCGGCCTGGGGGCAGCAAGGCTAG